A segment of the Bdellovibrionota bacterium genome:
CTCTTGGTAGATCGCCAGTCCCATACGGAGGACACGCTCAAAACTAGAACGCTCACGAGGAGCGCGCCCAGGAGACTGTGAATCCACACTTTTAAGGTCATTCCGGTATTTTGAAATTCGATCCGTCGAAAGGTCGTGTCCGCGGCTTCCCGAATATCTTGATACATCTTGGTATCTCTCTTGATTTCGTTCGATGTTTCTCTCCCCTCCGTGAACGCGATCTTCAACGCTCCGACCAAAGGCTCGAGATCTCTCGCCCACCGCTCGGTTACTCGGTTGTCGCTCTCTCGTAAAAGTTGAAGAAGCTCGTTCAAGGCTTCCATAGCCGCGAAGTCTCTCGGTTGCGTTTTGAATTGCTTGACGATCTCGCTCTGGTTCATAGGAAACTCCCTTCATTTTTTGAAGACCTGCCCATGTGTAGGCTCGGCCTAGGTCACTCCCTTTCATCACTTCTCCCTCCAAGGAAAAGCTGATCCCGGACACATGGCCGGTTTTGGCTCGATTCGGAATCGTCTCCACGTTTCTGGCGTGAAGGCGCTGAAAAAATGCACTCATCGTCGGCTGCCCGTGTGCCGCTTCGTCGACCAGGTGTTGCAGACGCAGTTTCGTAGTCGGTGTCTGTTCTCGAAGGACTTTGTGCAGTTCGCCCGACGTTGGGGCGCGCGAAGGCACCTCCCGACTTGGCAATACACGCTGTAAGCCGTATTCCATTTCCAGGCCGCGAACGATCGTTTCGCTTCGCCGAAAATCGTGGCTTTCGCTGACGACCTTTCCATCCATCCCGATTCGAGAAGCCACGATATGGATATGATCGTGCGGCGTATCCCGGTGCCGAACGGCGACGTATTGGGATTTGGAAAATCCCATCCCGTCGAGATACGTCTGCGCGACTTCTTGCCACTTTTCATTGGATAACGATTCACCGGGCGGGAGCGACAAACTGGTGTGATACACCGCACGCTCCAGGTTGGGTTTGAGCTTTCGGGTTTCATTGAATTCCGCCGTCAGTTGCTTGGCCGTCGTACCCAGCATGTTGCCCCCAACCATCTC
Coding sequences within it:
- a CDS encoding relaxase/mobilization nuclease domain-containing protein is translated as MIAKQIKGRSFGGVLKYILSKDRAEMVGGNMLGTTAKQLTAEFNETRKLKPNLERAVYHTSLSLPPGESLSNEKWQEVAQTYLDGMGFSKSQYVAVRHRDTPHDHIHIVASRIGMDGKVVSESHDFRRSETIVRGLEMEYGLQRVLPSREVPSRAPTSGELHKVLREQTPTTKLRLQHLVDEAAHGQPTMSAFFQRLHARNVETIPNRAKTGHVSGISFSLEGEVMKGSDLGRAYTWAGLQKMKGVSYEPERDRQAIQNATERLRGYGSLERASSTFTRERQPSNRAVGERSRAFGRSVEDRVHGGERNIERNQERYQDVSRYSGSRGHDLSTDRISKYRNDLKSVDSQSPGRAPRERSSFERVLRMGLAIYQEGARNSNQMGTHSENRSSIESGLGRTGRKIPEAIREALKPFDEERDRRERKEPLEREKSRELLEKNRGKGLSRGKGKGFGIDFF